The nucleotide window TTTTGTACAGGCCAATCTTAGGAAAAAGCTGTTCCCGAAATTCGAAACTCAGCTAAAAGCTAAATTCGCTTATGATTATACCCATTTTATGGATACGGTTCGTTCGCAGTCTATTATTCATACTGATAACACCTATATTCAAAGGGAGCTTTATCTTTCTTCATCTAATATTTATTCAATTACTCCCAATTGGGATGTCAGTCTGAGTGGGGATTTTCAGTACAATAATCTGGATGCTAATCTGGATAACTTTTCTTATCCTACACGGTATACCACATTGGTAGCCCTGGCAACAACCTATCAGTGGAACAGATTCAAAATTCTGGGAAGCCTGTTGGGAACCTTTACATTTGAAGAAGTAAGGAAAAACAAAAGGCCGGGAGATGCCAGAGAATGGACGCCAGCCGTATTTATGAGTTATCAGCCGGAGATCATTCCTGAGCTTACCCTTAGAGCATTTTATAAAAGAATCTTCAGACTTCCAACCTTTAATGATCTGTATTATACCAATATCGGGAACACGTATTTAAAACCTGAATTTACCAATCAGTATGACCTTGGATTTACCTATCAGAAGAATTATACCAATCGTTTCTTTAAAACCTTTTATGCTAAAGTAGATGGTTACTACAATAAAGTACAGGATAAAATTGTAGCCGCTCCCAACGGAAGCATGTTCCGCTGGCTGATGATGAACCTTGGAATGGTTGAAATCATTGGTGCTGATGTGAATGTACAGACAGAACTTCAGCTGGGAAAAGTAACTCTTAGACCTTTGCTTTCCTATACTTATCAGAGTGCAAGAGATGTGAGTGATCCTGAAGATACTTTCTACAAAAATCAGATTCCTTACACACCATGGCATAGCGGATCTTTCAGTCTGATGGCAGATTATAAAGACTGGAGTTTCAATTACAGTGCAATGTACGTGGGAGAAAGATATGATGTGAACCAGGACAATATTCAGTACAATTATGTGCAGCCCTGGTATACGCATGATCTCTCTGTTCAGAAAAAATTCAACTGGGCGAATCATCAATTTAAAGTAAGCCTTGAGATGAATAATATTTTCAATCAATACTATGATGTGGTCATCAATTATCCGATGCCCGGAAGAAACTTTAAACTAATTCTAAACTTCACCCTATGAGAAAACTAAACTTTTATTTTTTATTTCTTGTCTTAGCTTTTCTTACGTCATGCCGTACAGATGATATTATTGTACGCCAGGAAGTGGTGGAAGGGCTTCCCTCAGAAAATACAGCCATAAAAGGTTTTTATATGCTGAATGAGGGCAATATGGGAAGTAACAAATGTACCCTCGATTTTTTTGATTATACGAAGGGAACTTATTTCAGAAATATTTATGCGGAAATCAATCCCAATGTGGTAAAAGAACTGGGAGATGTGGGAAATGATATTAAAATCTATGGTAGCAAACTCTATATTGTTGTTAACGTTTCCAACAAAATTGAAGTGCTGGATGCCAGAACCGCGAAACGTATTACTTCAATTCCTTTGCAAAACTGCAGATATCTTACTTTCAAAAACGGGAAAGCTTATGCCAGCAGCTATGCCGGCCCGGTAGCGATTAACCCGAAAGCCCCAAAAGGAAAAGTAGTGGAAATTGACACAACATCTCTCACTATCAAGCGTGAAGTTGTAGTAGGATACCAGCCTGAAGAAATGGAAATTGTAGGAAATACATTATTTGTAGCCAATTCCGGAGGATACAAAGCGCCTGATTATGACAATACAGTTTCCGTAGTCGATCTGAATACTTTTACAGAAATTAAAAGAATAGAAGTTGCCATTAATCTTCATCACATTAAAAAAGACAATTACGGTGATCTGTATGTGAGCTCCAGAGGAGACTATTATAATGTTCCTTCCAACCTTTATGTAATAGATGCATCAACAGGAGCTGTCAAGAAAAATTTTCATCTCTCAATCAGTGAAATGACAATTGTTAATGATAAACTCTATTTCTACGGCAATGAATTCAATTACAATACCCACAGCTATAAAAAATCATTCGGGATCATTGATGTGAAAACAGAAGAGATCATCGCCAACAGTATTTTTGATAAAGAATATGAAACCGCTATTAAAACCCCTTACGGAATAGCCGTAAACCCCATTACAAAAGATATCTACATCACAGATGCCAGAAATTACGTTTCCATGGGATTTGTGTACTGCTTTGATAAAAACGGACACTTTAAATGGAAAACGGAAGGGGGAAATATCCCTGCCCATTTCGCTTTTTTATACAAATAACCAAACATTAAAGAAATGAACAGAAATAGCTTTACTTATTTAAAAGCCGGAATCCTATCATGCTTCCTTATAGGAGTAATAGCGTGTAAACACGATGACGAAGATGAATTTATATTTAAAGGGCTTGATGATTCTTACACTATTGAACGCTTGAAAGTATTAAGTATTCCTACGAATGCATCAGGATCGGTTACGTGGAGTATTAACGATTCTATTATTTCTCAAAACCCTGAGCTTGAATTTATAAGTCTGAATGCAGATGCTTATCCTCTGACTTTAAAGATTAACAGTAAAGGAAACGAACAGGTTTTTCATTCTAAAATCATTGTTACCAAAGAAAAAACACCTTATAGTAAATACATTTCAAAAGTATTGGAGTTCCGTCCTGCGGTAGGGCAGTTCATGAATGAAATCCCGGAATATTTACCAGGAAATACTGCTGCGAATATGCTTCAGAAAGCCAATGAATCTTTGGTGGGAGGAAATTCTACCATGATCAGCCTGGGAGGATATGGAGGATATGTAGTGTTCGGTTTTGATCATACCATTCCGAATTTAAATGGACGTGATTTTAAAATACTCGGAAATGCATTCTTTGGAAATGATGCCGCGGATCAACGTTCTGGATCTTGCGAACCGGGAATTATTATGGTAGCCTACGACAGAAATAAAAATGGGAAACCGGATAATGATGAATGGTATGAAATTGCTGGCAGTGAATATTTTAAAAACACAACCGTAAAAGATTACAGCATAACCTATTATAAACCTAACGAAAATAAAACACCTGTAGCCGGAACTGAATTCTGGCAGACGGATGTGGAATATATCAGGTGGAGTGACAATCTGGGGAATCAGGGATTTAAAACCAAAAATACCTTTCACGCACAAAGCTATTATCCTTTGTGGTTTACCGATAGTTCTTACGGCTTTTCGGGAACAAGGCTTGCAAATAATTTCTTCGATCAGAATGGAGACGGTTCCTATTGGGTAGGAAAATCGTATGAGTTTGGATATGCTGATAATGCTCCGAATAATGATGAAGCTTCCAATATCGATATTTCCTGGGCAGTAGACAGAAGCGGAAAATATGTAAAACTTCCCGGAATTGATTTTATGAAAATATATACAGGAGTCAATCAGGAAGCCGGCTGGCTTGGAGAAGTTTCTACAGAAGTGGCAGGAGCTTACGATTTACATTTTAAATAATAAGTCAATAATACAATCTATTTAAATTAATAAAAAATGAAAAAGTTTTATCTTTTTATGATGCTTTTTCTGTTTGCATGTTTATCCAATGCACAGATAAAAGTTCAGGGTGTACCCAGAAATGATATTTCAGGGATCAGTCAACTTAATACCACTACGATCAGTTTTTCTGATATTCAGTATTGGGTAGGATCAGGAGCCAACCAGGCTGCTTTTGTAGTACAGTGGAATGACGCTAAAAATCCTGATGCTATGGTCTGGGGATTCAAATGGGATGGAAATGCCACAGGAGAAGACATGCTGAAAGCCATTGCTAAAGCAGATCACAGGCTGTACACATTGCTGTATCAGGGAACACAGTTCGGATCAGCAGTCGGGGGAATAGGTTTTGATCTTAACGGTCAAGGTACCAATGCTCTCATTAAAAACGGAAATACCACATATCCGTTATATCCTGTAAACGGTTTTGTAAACACAACGGCTTATGATTTTGACAGCTATACAATTGTAGACGCTGCCAATGATCACTGGCAGTCAGGATGGACCGTTAACGGATACTGGGCGTATTGGGTGAAAAATCCGGCTGATGCAGATTTCGGATATTCCAGTGTTGGAGCTTCCTCACGTACATTGCAAAATGGTTCATGGGATGTATGGAATTTCAATGTAGGATTTAATGAAACACCTGTTTCCTCTACCATTACTCCGGTTTCTCCATATATAGCTTCTACGAACTATACCAACGGATATTTTATGGTGAACGAAGAATGGTTTGGTCATACCAACGGTTCTGTAAACTTCATTGACAATAATGGTCAGATCAATTACCGAGTGTACAGTAATGCCAATAATAACCAGGCTTTCGGTGCCACTACACAATATGGAACAATCTACGGGGATAAATTTTACTTCGTATCAAAGCAGGCTGCCGATGGAGGAGATACTCAGTATACTCCGGGTGGAAGACTGGTTGTTGCCAATGCGCAGACCATGCAGAAAATTGCAGGATTTAATAACATCGGAGGTGGTGATGGAAGATCTTTTGTAGGGGTGAATGTACATAAAGGTTATATCGGTACTTCTACCGGAATTGTCCTTTTCAATATTGATAATCTGCAGGTAGGTTCTCTGATTGCCGGAACCGGCGGGACCGGCCAGATTGGAAACATGATCCGTACTTCACAATATGTATTTGCAGTAAAGCAGGGTGTCGGAATTTTAGTAATCGATCCCAATACGGATACCATCGTGAGCACTGTTGCCGGAGGATTCTATTCAGTAGTTCAGGCTAAAGACGGGAGTGTATGGGGAATTCAGGATCAGAAGCTGATCAGCATTAACCCTACCACTTTTGCAACACAGGTTTACAATATTCCTACCACTAAATACATTGGGGACTGGGGAGCATGGAATGCAGGTAGATTTACAGCGAGTAGCAAAGAAAATGCTTTATACTGGATTAATTCAATCAGCAGCTTTAGTTCAGGAACACAGATTGTAAGATTTGATGTTACAACAAAAACGTTTAATGAAAACTTTGCCGCAATTCCGGGACAGACAGGACAGTTTAAGCAAATTCCTTATGGGGCAGCTCTTCGTGTAAACCCAGTTACCGGTGAACTTGTTCTGAATACCACAGAAAGCGGGTATGGTGCACACTTCCAGAAAAACTGGATTCATACCTACAATATGAGCGGAACGCTTACCAATACCAAAACATTGAATGATTATTATTGGTTCCCTGCGTTGACGGTATTTACCAATAATTCGGTTCCTGTTGTAAGCAATATTTTACCTTCACAGATTACAGCAGCAAATACGACTTCAATCGATCTGAAATCAGTAATTTCTGATGCAGACAATATGGCGGTATCCGTTGTTAAAACTATAAAATCAAACAGCAATCCTACAGCCGTTTCTGCAGTAATTAATAATAATGATGAACTTATTTTGACACCACTGGTTTCAGGAACATCTGATATTGTGATCAGCTTTAACTCTAACGGTAAATTAGTGGAGAAGACACTTACGGTAACTAGTACAACGTCCACTTTAGCTACTGCTGAGGTGAAGAAACTTGAGTTCAGTATCTATCCTAATCCGGTTACTGATATTCTTACCATAAAAACACATGAGAAAATTCAGAATGTTTCCATTTATGATGCTTCGGGCAGAGTCATCAATGCACAGCTGAATAATGGGCAAATCAATGTAAGTGCTCTTCCAAAGGGGATTTATATTGTAAAAGCAGTAACAGATAAAGCGGTATATCAGCAAAAAGTTATCAAAAACTAATAACTATTTAGATAGTTAATCTTGTTAGTCTAACCCTGGCCAAATTGGTCAGGGTTTTTTATAAGCATGAATTGTAAATAAAAGCCCGGCAAGCTTTTAAGCTTGCCGGGCCCGATCTATTATGTATTTTTTGTTACTTAATGGTCACTTTTTTAGAATATGTTTTTCCTTCTTTTGTAGTGATGTTCAGAATGTATACTCCCTGTGGCTGCTTGGTTTCAAAAGTATTTGATGTCAGCTTGGAACGGAATACCTCTTTTCCTGAAGTATTCGTAAGCGTTACTTCTGAACCGGCTGTTGAAATATTTTTATCAAGAGTAAACTGTCCGTTTTGGTTATGAGCCATAAAATTGATGTATGGATCTTTGTACTGATAAGCATAGTATACTCTAAGTTCACCACCAATATTCAATAATCCTGAATTCACATTAATTTTAATACGGTCAAAAGGGATGTTCATTGTAAGCTCAATTTCACCTTTGCTTGGATCTCCTGCGCCAAGGGTGATAATTTGTGTGTCAAGCGTTTTGTAATCATTATTGGAAACATCTCCATTAAATGTTTCAATAGAAACGCCACCTAACACCTGAGCAGATAAAGGCGTGCCATTTGAACCAATCGCCAGAACAAGCTTATTGGTATTATTTGCAATGTTGGTAGTAGGGAAGATCAATGTCTGCTCTGTTCTCGCCAGGAGCCCCACTGAAACTTGCAAAGTAGAGTAGTCATTCTCGTTGCTCCCTACAGCATTCTGTGGATTCAATACACCGCAACCAAGACATATTCCAAGGACCTGATTGGTCTGACTGCTTGCATAAGTTTTTACAATCTGTGCAAAAGACATTGCGCTTGTTAAAAATAAGAACGATGCCAAAATTGCGGCTTTCATCGCGCGTTGGCTAAGTAATAAATAAGTTTTCATATGTAGAAAATTTTGGGTTTTAGCTTTTTTGTAAATTTATAAATAAAATGATTATGTTGGCTAATTTATTTCATATTTGTGTGATTTGTTAATAATTTATTGATATTTGTGATTATGAATTTATTTTATTTAATAGTGGTTTTCTTTTCGTATCACTTTGAAAATGAATGAAAAATACGCAGTTTAAAAATATATCGTACTTATATTATTACGATTAAATTTTTTAATTACAATTTAATAAACAGGTTTTCTTTATTGCGCTTTACATATTTTACAGTGAATAGTTTAATCAAATATAAGTATAATAGGAGTAAAAAGAAAATAATATTTCCACAAATGGTGATATTTTTAATGAAATTTAATATAGCTTTCTCATTGAAAATGAAATAGCATTATTGGTTTGAGTAATGGAATGATAATTGAGAAAGTTATTGCGTAATCTGAGATCAGAAGATATCCAGAAGTTACCATCTATCTATAGTTTGAAATAATAGCTGAATATAGATGTATGAAAACGAAAAAAGGACTTCCGAAAAAGTCCTTTTGTAGCCCGTAGGGGAATCGAACCCCTCTTACCAGAATGAAAATCTGAGGTCCTAACCGATAGACGAACGGGCCCTCTATCTTCTATTACCGGAGTAATAGGTTAGTTTTTGTTTTTATAAGTATCAACTCTTATTGTAGCCCGTAGGGGAATCGAACCCCTCTTACCAGAATGAAAATCTGAGGTCCTAACCGATAGACGAACGGGCCGGTTAGTTATGTTTTATATAGCTTTACTACATTGTCTTTAAAAAACCACTGATGTTATACAGTGGTTTTTCAAGATGTAAGTAGCCCGTAGGGGAATCGAACCCCTCTTACCAGAATGAAAATCTGAGGTCCTAACCGATAGACGAACGGGCCGGCTATATTGTTACGCTAATTTATTAACGTGCTTTGTTAATTTGCTTTTCAAGTTAGCCGCTTTGTTTTTGTGGATAATATTTTTCTTAGCTAATTTATCCAATAAAGCGATAACTTTTGGCAATTGTTCTGTAGCAGCAGCTTTGTTCTCTTCATTTCTTAAAGCTTTTAAAGCTGTTCTAGCAGTCTTGTGGTAATATCTGTTACGAAGTCTTCTAGTTTCGTTTTGTCTGATTCTCTTTAGTGCTGATTTATGATTTGCCATATCGTTTAAATGTGAGTGCAAAACTATAAACTTTTTTTTAAACTACCAAATTTATTTTTAAAAAAATTAATTTTCTTCTGATAGGTACTTTCTGAGTTTATTTATTGCCTGTTCTATTTTTAAATTTTCTTGTTCTTTTTCTAATTTTTTGATCGTATTTCCGAGCATGATCAGTGCATTGTTCCATTCTCCAGTAGTATTGGTGAAAGTAAGTCCGTCAATTGTTACTTCAAAAGCAACCCTTTCTCCAGTCCTGTAAAGTCTGAAACTGATTTTATCATCTTTGCCTGTAATCCCGTCTTCATTGATTTGTAAATCATAACTTTTTGGGTTAGAGTGGATTTTCTTAAAAAGCAATTTCGCTTCTTGTATTTTTAAATCCGGCATGATATAAAATTTGATAGCCTGTAGCAAACTACAAACAATGATTTATCAATATTATTTTTCATCAGTGTGACCATATTGTGTGACCAACTATGGCTAAAATTTTTGCAAATATAATGCTTTTGTTACATATAACATATATAGAATACCTTTTTCAGGCAAAAAGTAAATGTAGTTTTAATATGATTATAGTAATTTTCAGTATTGTTGTCTGCTATCATTTGACTGCAATATTTTAATTACAATCACGCCATCTGAAATGTATTTAGAAGATTTTAATGGGAAAATGAGAAAAAGCAGCCCATAAAAAAACCTTTAACTGCATAGCTAAAGGTTTTATATTTTCGTAGCCTATAGGGGAATCGAACCCCTGTTGCAAGAATGAAAATCTTGAGTCCTGACCACTAGACGAATAGGCCAAATTTTGAGGTTGCAAAAGTAATAATTAACTTTTTAACTTCAAAATTATTTCCGGATTTATTTGTAGACTTTTTGTATCACTGTATTTTTGATGCCTTTAGCCTCAAGCTCCTTCTGAAGCTTCACTGCATCTTCTAATGTGTACACTTTTCCATAGGTATAATAGAATACTCCATTGTCTTTTTCTCTTTCCACATCTTTCAGATTCTGAAGAATATAAGAATTACCATTCAGCTTATCTCCGGCATATACTTCTATTGTATAATAACCCATATTGATTCTCTGATTTGGCATAAATCCAACAGCAAAAGCATTTCTGAATCCTGCATCCTTGGCGGTCTTAAGATTAATATCTTTTACAGACGCCAGATTGGTCACAGCATAGTAATACTTATATTGTCCGTTTTCTTTAAGGGTAAGAATATAATTCAGACCTTTAAGTGCAGGATCATTTTCATTGTATTTCATAGGAGAGCTCATCAGAAGGATTCTGAAGTCATTTTTCAGGGGAACTTCTGCTGGTTTTTCAGGCTCAGGTTTTCTGACAGCAATAGAACCTCCGGATTTTCTGTCAATTGCTTTTTTATAGTCAATAACAGCATTGTAGATACTTTCTGCAATCTCAGTCTGTCCTTTGTCAGAAGCAATATAGTGACTTTCCTCAGGATGATTGATAAATCCTGTTTCTATCAGTA belongs to Chryseobacterium gleum and includes:
- a CDS encoding T9SS type A sorting domain-containing protein; translation: MKTYLLLSQRAMKAAILASFLFLTSAMSFAQIVKTYASSQTNQVLGICLGCGVLNPQNAVGSNENDYSTLQVSVGLLARTEQTLIFPTTNIANNTNKLVLAIGSNGTPLSAQVLGGVSIETFNGDVSNNDYKTLDTQIITLGAGDPSKGEIELTMNIPFDRIKINVNSGLLNIGGELRVYYAYQYKDPYINFMAHNQNGQFTLDKNISTAGSEVTLTNTSGKEVFRSKLTSNTFETKQPQGVYILNITTKEGKTYSKKVTIK
- a CDS encoding YncE family protein codes for the protein MRKLNFYFLFLVLAFLTSCRTDDIIVRQEVVEGLPSENTAIKGFYMLNEGNMGSNKCTLDFFDYTKGTYFRNIYAEINPNVVKELGDVGNDIKIYGSKLYIVVNVSNKIEVLDARTAKRITSIPLQNCRYLTFKNGKAYASSYAGPVAINPKAPKGKVVEIDTTSLTIKREVVVGYQPEEMEIVGNTLFVANSGGYKAPDYDNTVSVVDLNTFTEIKRIEVAINLHHIKKDNYGDLYVSSRGDYYNVPSNLYVIDASTGAVKKNFHLSISEMTIVNDKLYFYGNEFNYNTHSYKKSFGIIDVKTEEIIANSIFDKEYETAIKTPYGIAVNPITKDIYITDARNYVSMGFVYCFDKNGHFKWKTEGGNIPAHFAFLYK
- a CDS encoding DUF5074 domain-containing protein → MKKFYLFMMLFLFACLSNAQIKVQGVPRNDISGISQLNTTTISFSDIQYWVGSGANQAAFVVQWNDAKNPDAMVWGFKWDGNATGEDMLKAIAKADHRLYTLLYQGTQFGSAVGGIGFDLNGQGTNALIKNGNTTYPLYPVNGFVNTTAYDFDSYTIVDAANDHWQSGWTVNGYWAYWVKNPADADFGYSSVGASSRTLQNGSWDVWNFNVGFNETPVSSTITPVSPYIASTNYTNGYFMVNEEWFGHTNGSVNFIDNNGQINYRVYSNANNNQAFGATTQYGTIYGDKFYFVSKQAADGGDTQYTPGGRLVVANAQTMQKIAGFNNIGGGDGRSFVGVNVHKGYIGTSTGIVLFNIDNLQVGSLIAGTGGTGQIGNMIRTSQYVFAVKQGVGILVIDPNTDTIVSTVAGGFYSVVQAKDGSVWGIQDQKLISINPTTFATQVYNIPTTKYIGDWGAWNAGRFTASSKENALYWINSISSFSSGTQIVRFDVTTKTFNENFAAIPGQTGQFKQIPYGAALRVNPVTGELVLNTTESGYGAHFQKNWIHTYNMSGTLTNTKTLNDYYWFPALTVFTNNSVPVVSNILPSQITAANTTSIDLKSVISDADNMAVSVVKTIKSNSNPTAVSAVINNNDELILTPLVSGTSDIVISFNSNGKLVEKTLTVTSTTSTLATAEVKKLEFSIYPNPVTDILTIKTHEKIQNVSIYDASGRVINAQLNNGQINVSALPKGIYIVKAVTDKAVYQQKVIKN
- a CDS encoding TonB-dependent receptor plug domain-containing protein, producing the protein MVAKLTTSAIHKAVFTILVLTSQLLFSQTKKKDSLQEETIKGINLYKKNFKEILPAQTLQGEQLERLNSHSVADALRYFSGVQIKDYGGLGGLKTINIRSMGSQHVGVFYDGIQLGNAQNGLVDLGRYSLDDLEEISLYNGQKSEIFQPAKDFGSSGSIYLQPKTPLFKGTRKTNLVIRAKSASIDLFNPSFRLEQKISDRVSASFSGEFMQSDGIYRFRYAKKYPDGQQAYDTIAKRQDSDIKAKRFETSLNGTLNNGSWNIRGYGYISDRGMPAPIVNGRFGGRGARLSDENYFVQANLRKKLFPKFETQLKAKFAYDYTHFMDTVRSQSIIHTDNTYIQRELYLSSSNIYSITPNWDVSLSGDFQYNNLDANLDNFSYPTRYTTLVALATTYQWNRFKILGSLLGTFTFEEVRKNKRPGDAREWTPAVFMSYQPEIIPELTLRAFYKRIFRLPTFNDLYYTNIGNTYLKPEFTNQYDLGFTYQKNYTNRFFKTFYAKVDGYYNKVQDKIVAAPNGSMFRWLMMNLGMVEIIGADVNVQTELQLGKVTLRPLLSYTYQSARDVSDPEDTFYKNQIPYTPWHSGSFSLMADYKDWSFNYSAMYVGERYDVNQDNIQYNYVQPWYTHDLSVQKKFNWANHQFKVSLEMNNIFNQYYDVVINYPMPGRNFKLILNFTL
- the rpsT gene encoding 30S ribosomal protein S20, which translates into the protein MANHKSALKRIRQNETRRLRNRYYHKTARTALKALRNEENKAAATEQLPKVIALLDKLAKKNIIHKNKAANLKSKLTKHVNKLA